In Candidatus Binatia bacterium, a single genomic region encodes these proteins:
- a CDS encoding class I SAM-dependent methyltransferase produces MGLLDRLAPRRPEPEIRPPVDVPVDEPLFATKALRKLLSALTGRESPKLIDLGPVVGSNVSFFGEQIGCKIFIEDIYAELERHARTGKMEEFPAFLSRRFPQADGTIDGIICWDLIDYLDRPSAQALADQLTRVLRSEGALLAFFGNILPRETTYTKFVIADETNLKYRTYPAVRGRQAVLLNRDIIRLFTGLRVSDSFLMKNNIREILFRKPSYETR; encoded by the coding sequence GTGGGCCTTCTCGATCGCCTCGCGCCGCGTCGACCGGAACCGGAGATTCGTCCGCCGGTTGACGTCCCTGTCGACGAACCGCTCTTCGCCACCAAAGCTCTCAGGAAACTGCTGTCGGCGCTGACCGGTCGCGAGTCGCCCAAACTGATTGATCTGGGACCGGTCGTTGGCAGCAACGTGAGCTTCTTCGGCGAGCAAATCGGCTGCAAGATTTTCATCGAGGACATCTACGCCGAGCTCGAGCGCCACGCCCGAACCGGCAAGATGGAAGAATTTCCCGCGTTTCTGTCGCGGCGGTTTCCGCAGGCAGACGGGACCATCGACGGCATCATCTGTTGGGATCTCATCGACTATCTCGACCGTCCCTCCGCGCAGGCGCTCGCCGATCAGCTCACGCGCGTCCTCAGATCCGAGGGCGCGTTGCTCGCCTTTTTCGGGAACATCCTGCCGCGCGAAACGACCTATACGAAGTTCGTGATCGCGGATGAAACCAACTTGAAGTACCGGACCTACCCGGCCGTACGCGGCCGCCAGGCAGTGCTACTGAACCGCGATATCATCCGGCTCTTCACCGGCCTGCGGGTCTCGGATTCCTTTTTGATGAAAAACAATATTCGCGAGATCTTGTTCCGCAAGCCGAGTTACGAGACGCGCTAG
- a CDS encoding S-layer homology domain-containing protein, whose protein sequence is MLVVTMACAEKTTMVALPAVTTPHFPDFVRPVVPADLAALPAASNEDRAWQFLQAGDLRNADREVAVALKLSAGFYPAETTGGYVQLAQKDPKSALARFDRALSRRGNYAPALAGRGDALVALNREGEAIEALQAAFTADPSLTDLTRRIEVLRFRAVERDVNAARQAAQSGKADDALRAYRVAIDHSPETGFLYRERGAVERDHSDADAALADFRKAASLDVSDAASLAEIAQILDARNDFDAALKAYNDALAIEPNERIEAKRNAMTTRAEVARLPAEYRAIESAPQITRGDLAALIGVRLAPLLQVTRARDAGVMTDIRGHWAESWILAVTRAGVLDPFVNHTFQPRTVVRRVDFAQAMTRLLAKVAVVSPAQARTWANARGRFTDISAGHLAYPAASTAVAAGVMTAAPDGSFEPTRVVTGSEAVEAIEHLRAMASVSSGVGASRR, encoded by the coding sequence ATGCTTGTCGTCACGATGGCCTGCGCCGAGAAGACGACGATGGTCGCGTTGCCGGCAGTCACCACGCCGCACTTTCCAGATTTCGTCCGGCCTGTGGTTCCCGCCGACCTCGCCGCTCTCCCGGCGGCGAGCAACGAGGATCGCGCCTGGCAATTTCTTCAAGCGGGCGATTTGCGCAACGCCGATCGTGAGGTGGCCGTCGCATTGAAGCTGTCGGCCGGGTTTTATCCGGCGGAAACGACCGGCGGATACGTGCAGCTCGCGCAAAAGGATCCGAAGAGCGCGCTGGCGCGGTTCGATCGCGCGCTCAGCCGGCGCGGCAATTACGCACCGGCGCTGGCTGGAAGAGGCGACGCGCTCGTCGCGCTGAATCGCGAAGGCGAAGCGATCGAGGCGTTGCAGGCGGCGTTCACGGCCGACCCGTCGTTGACCGACCTCACGCGTCGGATCGAGGTGCTCCGATTCCGCGCGGTCGAGCGCGACGTGAACGCGGCCCGGCAGGCCGCACAATCGGGCAAGGCCGACGACGCGCTGCGTGCCTACCGCGTGGCGATTGATCATTCGCCGGAAACCGGATTTCTGTACCGGGAACGCGGTGCCGTCGAGCGCGACCATAGCGACGCCGACGCGGCCTTGGCCGACTTCCGGAAGGCTGCGTCCCTCGACGTCAGTGACGCGGCGTCACTGGCCGAAATCGCCCAAATTCTCGATGCGCGCAACGATTTCGACGCGGCGCTGAAGGCGTACAACGACGCGTTGGCGATCGAACCGAACGAGCGGATCGAGGCCAAGCGAAATGCGATGACCACGCGCGCCGAGGTTGCCCGTCTGCCCGCCGAGTACCGGGCGATCGAATCGGCTCCGCAGATCACACGTGGCGACTTGGCAGCGCTCATCGGCGTCCGGTTGGCTCCGCTCCTGCAGGTCACCCGCGCCCGCGATGCCGGCGTGATGACCGACATTCGCGGCCACTGGGCCGAGAGCTGGATTCTGGCGGTGACGCGGGCCGGCGTGCTCGATCCGTTCGTCAACCACACCTTTCAGCCGCGCACGGTGGTTCGTCGCGTCGACTTCGCGCAGGCGATGACGCGGCTGCTCGCGAAAGTCGCGGTCGTATCGCCGGCACAGGCCCGAACCTGGGCCAACGCCCGCGGACGATTCACCGACATCTCGGCCGGTCATCTGGCGTATCCAGCGGCGTCGACTGCCGTCGCGGCCGGTGTCATGACGGCGGCGCCAGACGGGTCATTTGAGCCAACCCGCGTGGTCACCGGCAGCGAAGCCGTCGAGGCGATCGAACACCTCCGCGCGATGGCCAGCGTCTCGTCAGGTGTTGGCGCCAGCCGACGATGA
- a CDS encoding SAM-dependent chlorinase/fluorinase: MARPLIALLTDFGLHDHYVGTMKGVILGICPQATLVDISHDVAPQDVLGAALALAAAYRYFPSGTIFLVVVDPGVGSRRRAIAVEAGDHRFVAPDNGVLSVALDETPPPSAVELTDPRYARPTISKTFEGRDRFAPAAAWLANEIQLSALGRPAASLVHLDVPRPRVQDDGVDGEVLRVDRFGNLITNVDDRMLRRISGTVSVRVGAHVIPRIVSTYADVSAGELCALVGSTDRLEIAISGGSAAATLGLGRGAVVQLRRSA, encoded by the coding sequence ATGGCGCGGCCGCTGATCGCGCTGCTCACCGATTTCGGTCTCCACGACCACTACGTCGGCACGATGAAGGGCGTGATCCTCGGTATCTGTCCGCAGGCGACACTGGTGGACATTTCACACGACGTTGCGCCGCAGGACGTGCTCGGCGCCGCGTTGGCGCTGGCCGCCGCGTACCGGTATTTTCCATCCGGAACAATCTTTCTCGTCGTCGTCGATCCTGGTGTTGGTTCGAGACGGCGAGCCATTGCCGTCGAGGCCGGCGACCATCGATTTGTGGCGCCAGACAACGGGGTCCTCTCGGTCGCGCTCGACGAAACGCCGCCGCCGAGTGCGGTGGAGCTGACCGATCCGCGCTATGCGAGGCCGACGATCAGCAAGACCTTCGAAGGCCGCGATCGATTCGCGCCGGCGGCGGCATGGCTGGCCAACGAGATTCAACTGAGCGCGCTGGGTCGGCCGGCTGCGTCTTTGGTCCATCTCGATGTGCCGAGGCCCCGTGTCCAAGACGACGGCGTGGACGGCGAAGTGCTGCGCGTGGACCGCTTTGGGAATCTGATTACGAATGTGGACGACCGGATGCTTAGGCGGATCTCGGGAACGGTGAGCGTACGGGTCGGAGCACACGTGATCCCTCGGATCGTCTCGACCTACGCCGACGTCTCGGCCGGCGAATTGTGCGCGCTCGTGGGCAGCACCGACCGGCTGGAGATCGCCATCAGCGGCGGAAGCGCCGCCGCCACGCTCGGCCTTGGCCGCGGCGCGGTGGTGCAGCTTCGCCGGAGCGCGTGA
- the glpX gene encoding class II fructose-bisphosphatase, producing MDADLSLEFLRVVEQAAIACAHTMGQGDRHKSDQVAVEAMRKVMDSVPIDGTIVIGEGERDEAPMLYIGEKVGLAHALRGSAAAGFPQVDIAVDPLEGTNLCATGASNAIAVLAASSKGGLLHAPDLYMEKLVVGPSSKGDVSLDAPVADNLNAIARCLGRKVDDLVVIVLDRPRHEQLINEIRATGARIRLIGDGDLSAGIAAAVVGSGVHAVMGTGGAPEGVLTAAAMRCLNGEIFARLVVTKPEHEQRCRAMGITNFSKVYRSDDLAPGARVIFAATGVTDGTLMKGVRFFGDGVRTSSVIMQNDPHQIRFIDSIHVSPSKNVRIIF from the coding sequence ATGGATGCAGATCTTTCTCTCGAATTCCTGCGAGTCGTCGAACAGGCCGCTATTGCCTGCGCCCACACCATGGGCCAGGGCGACCGTCATAAGTCCGATCAGGTTGCGGTCGAGGCGATGCGAAAGGTGATGGACTCGGTACCGATCGACGGCACGATTGTCATCGGCGAAGGCGAGCGTGATGAAGCACCGATGCTCTACATCGGCGAAAAAGTGGGCCTGGCACATGCGTTGCGCGGTTCGGCGGCCGCCGGGTTTCCACAGGTCGACATCGCAGTGGATCCGTTGGAGGGCACCAATCTGTGCGCGACCGGCGCCTCCAATGCCATCGCGGTGCTGGCAGCTTCGAGCAAGGGCGGACTTTTGCACGCCCCCGATCTCTACATGGAAAAGCTTGTCGTCGGTCCGAGCTCAAAAGGCGACGTGAGTCTTGACGCGCCTGTCGCCGACAATCTCAACGCCATCGCCCGTTGCCTCGGCCGCAAAGTCGACGACCTCGTCGTCATTGTTCTCGACCGGCCCCGGCACGAACAGCTGATTAACGAAATTCGGGCAACCGGCGCGCGCATCCGGCTGATTGGCGACGGCGACCTGTCGGCTGGAATCGCCGCGGCGGTCGTTGGCTCCGGTGTCCACGCGGTCATGGGAACAGGCGGGGCGCCGGAGGGTGTTCTCACCGCAGCCGCCATGCGCTGCCTGAATGGCGAAATCTTTGCCCGACTGGTCGTCACGAAGCCCGAACATGAACAGCGCTGCCGCGCGATGGGCATCACCAACTTCAGCAAGGTGTATCGGTCGGACGATCTCGCGCCTGGCGCACGTGTGATCTTCGCCGCAACCGGCGTGACCGACGGCACCTTGATGAAGGGCGTTCGATTCTTCGGCGACGGCGTCCGGACCAGCTCGGTGATCATGCAAAACGATCCGCATCAGATCCGGTTCATCGACAGCATCCACGTCTCGCCCTCGAAAAACGTCAGAATCATTTTCTAG
- a CDS encoding polymer-forming cytoskeletal protein, with amino-acid sequence MNIGKSVVIKGELNGSEDLTIEGQVEGTIQLRDHILTIGANGRIKAQVFAKSVIVLGEVTGNVTASEKVDIRDNGSVDGDIVSPRVAIAEGAHFRGSVDMQRKAAPPAQAAAKPTAAATPAAAPAPQAARVGA; translated from the coding sequence GTGAATATCGGAAAATCCGTCGTCATCAAGGGCGAGCTTAACGGCAGCGAAGATCTCACCATCGAGGGTCAGGTCGAAGGCACGATTCAGCTCCGCGATCACATCCTGACGATCGGTGCGAACGGGCGCATCAAGGCGCAAGTGTTCGCGAAGTCGGTGATCGTTCTTGGCGAAGTCACCGGCAACGTCACCGCAAGCGAGAAAGTCGATATTCGCGACAACGGGTCGGTCGATGGCGACATCGTCTCGCCGAGAGTTGCGATTGCGGAAGGCGCGCATTTCCGCGGCAGCGTGGACATGCAGCGCAAGGCCGCACCGCCGGCTCAGGCCGCGGCAAAGCCGACGGCCGCCGCCACGCCAGCCGCGGCCCCGGCGCCGCAGGCAGCGCGCGTCGGAGCGTAG
- the hflX gene encoding GTPase HflX, with translation MRAARVAPTEKAALVGLVSGRARRLEAERSLEELAGLAEAAGAHVVLRVLQERPKPDPSTYLGAGKIEGLAATCAETAVDVVVFDAELTPAQLREIEAIVGRKVIDRTQLILDIFARRARTREGKLQVELAQLRYLLPRLVGSAAALSRLGGGIGTRGPGETKLETDRRRIRTRIHVVSEDIEHVRKRRAQLRERRHKAAVPTVALVGYTNAGKTTLFNLLTDASAEASDALFVTLDPLVRQVRLPGRGELLISDTVGFIDRLPHALVAAFRATLEEVSEADLVLHVIDAAAADRERRMAAVQGVLEEVGATGVPLVEVYNKTDQLTADERTRLQQRDPAAVCISALTGARVDELVETMASRLALDVRRITVMFDPADPADTERIARLYRHARVLVHETRDGQVSIVADVPRRLLARLDLSKR, from the coding sequence ATGCGCGCAGCGCGAGTAGCCCCGACTGAGAAGGCGGCGCTCGTCGGCCTCGTTTCCGGGCGGGCGCGGCGTCTCGAAGCCGAGCGCTCGCTCGAAGAGCTCGCCGGGCTCGCAGAAGCGGCCGGTGCGCACGTCGTCCTGCGCGTGCTGCAAGAACGGCCGAAACCAGATCCGTCGACATATCTCGGCGCGGGAAAGATCGAAGGGCTCGCCGCGACGTGTGCCGAAACCGCGGTTGATGTGGTCGTCTTCGATGCCGAGCTGACGCCGGCGCAACTGCGAGAGATCGAAGCGATCGTCGGTCGAAAAGTCATCGACCGTACGCAATTGATTCTGGATATCTTTGCGCGCCGCGCGCGAACACGGGAAGGGAAGCTGCAAGTCGAGCTCGCGCAGCTGCGCTACCTCCTGCCGCGGCTGGTCGGCTCAGCTGCGGCGCTGTCGCGATTGGGCGGCGGGATCGGCACGAGGGGCCCTGGCGAAACGAAACTCGAAACCGATCGGCGACGGATCAGGACGCGAATCCACGTGGTGTCCGAAGACATCGAGCATGTGCGAAAACGCCGCGCGCAATTGCGCGAGCGCCGTCACAAGGCCGCCGTGCCCACCGTCGCCCTGGTTGGGTACACGAACGCGGGCAAGACGACGCTGTTCAATCTCTTGACCGACGCCAGCGCGGAGGCGTCGGACGCGCTGTTTGTCACACTCGATCCGCTGGTCCGTCAGGTGCGGCTTCCGGGTCGCGGCGAGCTCCTCATCTCAGATACCGTCGGCTTCATCGACCGGCTGCCGCACGCGCTGGTCGCGGCCTTTCGCGCCACGCTCGAAGAGGTGTCGGAAGCCGACCTGGTGTTGCACGTGATCGACGCGGCGGCGGCAGATCGCGAGCGCCGCATGGCGGCGGTCCAAGGCGTGCTCGAAGAGGTTGGTGCGACGGGAGTGCCGCTCGTCGAGGTTTACAACAAAACGGACCAGCTGACGGCCGACGAGCGGACACGCCTCCAGCAACGGGATCCGGCCGCCGTGTGCATTTCGGCGCTCACCGGTGCGCGCGTCGATGAGCTGGTCGAAACGATGGCGTCGCGATTGGCGCTCGACGTTCGTCGGATCACCGTGATGTTCGACCCAGCGGATCCCGCCGACACCGAGCGCATCGCCCGGTTGTATCGCCACGCCCGGGTGCTCGTCCACGAAACGCGCGACGGCCAAGTGTCGATCGTCGCCGACGTGCCTCGTCGCCTTCTCGCTCGGCTCGACCTGTCAAAGAGGTAA
- a CDS encoding CDP-alcohol phosphatidyltransferase family protein — protein sequence MNVLTVANQLTLLRIMLIPAFVILVIYGHFGWALIVFATACLTDALDGLTARWSDQKSNLGAWLDPMADKLLALSTFIVLTVPWLGLANPLPIWLTVLIISRDVVIVSTVAIVNLAIGPRTFRPSFFGKVATATYMMTAVVAMFYNYLGYHSLMVDALVYASLAITLISSLHYIYHAARIIEGR from the coding sequence ATGAACGTGCTGACCGTCGCGAATCAGCTGACGCTGCTGCGTATCATGCTGATTCCCGCCTTCGTGATTCTGGTCATCTATGGCCATTTCGGGTGGGCGCTGATTGTGTTCGCGACCGCGTGCCTGACCGACGCGCTGGACGGACTGACGGCGCGATGGTCGGATCAGAAAAGCAATCTGGGCGCATGGCTCGATCCGATGGCCGACAAGCTGCTTGCGTTGAGCACGTTTATCGTGCTGACCGTGCCCTGGCTCGGTCTCGCGAACCCCTTGCCAATTTGGCTGACTGTGCTGATCATCAGTCGTGATGTCGTCATCGTGAGCACCGTGGCCATCGTCAACCTGGCGATCGGCCCGAGGACCTTTCGTCCCTCGTTTTTCGGCAAGGTGGCGACGGCCACATACATGATGACGGCCGTCGTGGCGATGTTCTACAACTACCTTGGATATCACTCGCTGATGGTGGACGCGCTCGTGTATGCGTCGCTTGCGATCACGCTGATCTCGAGCCTTCATTACATCTACCACGCGGCCCGCATCATCGAAGGACGTTGA
- a CDS encoding L-threonylcarbamoyladenylate synthase, with amino-acid sequence MVDPVRPDPTAIAHAAATLRKGGVVAIPTDTLYGLAVDPWNPAAVARIFTLKGRDTDRALPLIAADIRQVRQWIGEMDATATRLAERFWPGPLTLVMHAPRALAPEVTAGGSTIGIRVPSHAVARALSATFDRPITATSANLSGQPATDDPDDVADRLSNGVDVLLDSGTTPGGPASTIVDVTHVDVRLIRAGAVAWEDVRACAQRE; translated from the coding sequence GTGGTGGATCCGGTTCGGCCGGATCCAACGGCGATTGCGCACGCTGCGGCGACGCTGAGAAAGGGCGGCGTGGTGGCCATTCCTACCGACACGCTCTACGGGCTGGCGGTAGATCCGTGGAATCCTGCCGCTGTGGCGCGCATTTTTACTCTCAAGGGCCGCGATACCGATCGGGCGCTGCCATTGATCGCCGCCGATATTCGCCAAGTGCGGCAATGGATCGGTGAGATGGACGCCACCGCAACCCGCCTTGCCGAACGATTCTGGCCCGGGCCGCTGACGCTCGTCATGCACGCGCCCCGCGCGCTGGCGCCCGAGGTGACCGCCGGCGGCTCAACGATCGGCATCCGTGTACCCTCGCATGCAGTGGCGCGGGCACTATCAGCCACCTTCGACCGGCCGATCACGGCTACTAGCGCGAACCTCAGCGGGCAGCCTGCCACCGATGACCCGGATGACGTGGCGGATCGCCTCTCGAACGGCGTGGACGTGCTGCTCGATTCCGGCACAACGCCGGGCGGACCCGCGTCAACGATTGTCGACGTGACGCATGTGGATGTGCGTTTGATTCGCGCGGGCGCGGTGGCGTGGGAAGACGTGAGGGCATGCGCGCAGCGCGAGTAG
- a CDS encoding acyl-CoA dehydrogenase family protein gives MISFDLTDEQQLLEQSVREWAAREIAPHIKDDDRHHRFDRDRVLGGMAKLGLLGISVPQQYGGAGMDYVCLGIASEELEYVDTSLRVIMSVHAGLNCLTLLSWGTEEQKQRYLVPQAQGRKISGYGLTEPGAGSDVRAIQTTAIKKGARYVLSGEKSWISLADVADHFLVFAWTDLEKKKLRDPGGLSAFMVERTFKGFSSGPMKEKWGILAGNTGWFKMDEVEVPEENLVGRLGEGFKIAMFGLDQGRFTVAAGATGLIRACRDASVKYAKERYTFGVEIGQHQLVKEMIAQMESDYQAARLLWLRSGCLKNQGRRNTRETGLAKWFATVASERAAGDAVQIHGANGYSDEYPVGRFYRNCKGAVIYEGTREIHKIMQADYLLGYRTDRPTRCDLPAHRS, from the coding sequence ATGATCAGCTTCGATCTGACAGACGAACAGCAGTTGCTCGAGCAGTCGGTTCGTGAGTGGGCCGCGCGTGAGATCGCGCCGCATATCAAGGACGACGACCGTCATCACCGCTTCGACCGCGATCGCGTGCTCGGCGGCATGGCCAAGCTTGGACTGCTCGGAATTTCCGTGCCGCAACAGTACGGTGGCGCCGGAATGGATTACGTCTGTCTGGGTATCGCAAGCGAGGAACTCGAGTACGTCGACACGTCGTTGCGCGTGATTATGTCTGTGCACGCCGGGCTGAACTGCCTCACCCTGCTGTCGTGGGGAACCGAGGAACAAAAGCAGCGTTATCTCGTGCCACAGGCGCAGGGACGCAAGATCTCTGGATATGGGCTGACCGAGCCTGGTGCCGGGAGCGACGTCCGCGCCATTCAGACAACAGCGATAAAGAAAGGCGCCCGCTACGTGCTCAGCGGCGAAAAATCGTGGATTTCGCTCGCCGACGTCGCGGACCACTTTCTGGTGTTCGCCTGGACCGATCTCGAGAAGAAGAAGTTACGGGATCCGGGAGGACTGAGCGCTTTCATGGTCGAGCGCACATTCAAAGGATTTTCGTCCGGCCCGATGAAGGAAAAGTGGGGCATCCTTGCCGGCAACACCGGCTGGTTCAAGATGGACGAAGTCGAGGTGCCCGAAGAAAATCTCGTCGGCCGGCTCGGCGAGGGATTCAAGATCGCGATGTTCGGGCTCGATCAGGGGCGGTTCACGGTCGCCGCCGGCGCCACGGGGCTTATCCGCGCCTGCCGCGACGCGAGCGTGAAATACGCGAAAGAGCGCTACACGTTCGGCGTTGAAATCGGCCAGCATCAGCTCGTGAAAGAAATGATCGCGCAGATGGAATCGGATTACCAAGCGGCTCGACTGTTGTGGCTGCGTTCCGGATGTTTGAAAAACCAGGGTCGCCGGAACACGCGTGAGACGGGGCTCGCCAAGTGGTTTGCCACCGTCGCATCGGAACGCGCGGCCGGTGACGCCGTCCAGATCCATGGCGCCAATGGATATTCCGACGAGTACCCGGTCGGACGCTTCTATCGCAACTGCAAGGGCGCGGTGATTTACGAGGGCACGCGCGAAATTCACAAAATCATGCAAGCCGACTACCTTCTCGGCTATCGCACCGATCGTCCGACGCGGTGCGACCTTCCCGCGCATCGATCGTAG
- a CDS encoding peptidylprolyl isomerase, which produces MASKNGLTLAAEHAEHAAIRKGRAMTRRTLRFLWLMSELALVVSGFSSTLAAQTSPQQAVIETAAGTVIVDLAADAAPNQVAYFIQVAQQGGYDGTVFHRAIKYGMVQGGDPISKDPAKRSQYGTGGLNAVKAEAHAAKMTRGSVAAVTIPGKPDSAGAQFFVVLADQPALDGQYTVFGHVSDGMEALLKISEMPVDAAGLVVDRAEITHVLIRDTPADRFITESAEELAKYRAVLDTSAGPITIEFFPTKARETVRQFLRLADAGVYNGMAFHRVAPGFVIQTGALSSRTAPLTEKQQKVVHNLQPEFNDTKHVKGIVSMARGDAADSASTSFFICTGASTALDGVYTAFGRVVEGMTAVETIEAAPRTGETPNERIDLRTVRIITPR; this is translated from the coding sequence ATGGCCTCGAAGAACGGATTGACGTTGGCCGCTGAGCACGCAGAACATGCTGCGATCCGCAAAGGAAGGGCGATGACCCGGAGGACTCTGAGATTCCTGTGGCTCATGTCAGAGCTTGCACTCGTCGTGTCGGGTTTCAGCTCGACGCTGGCGGCTCAGACCTCGCCGCAGCAGGCCGTGATCGAGACGGCGGCCGGAACCGTGATCGTCGATCTGGCGGCTGATGCCGCGCCGAATCAGGTCGCGTATTTCATTCAGGTCGCGCAGCAGGGTGGATACGATGGCACCGTTTTCCACCGCGCGATCAAGTACGGCATGGTTCAAGGCGGCGATCCGATATCGAAGGATCCGGCAAAGCGCAGCCAGTACGGCACCGGCGGCCTCAACGCGGTCAAGGCCGAGGCCCATGCGGCGAAGATGACGCGCGGATCGGTGGCCGCCGTGACGATTCCCGGAAAGCCCGATAGCGCCGGTGCGCAGTTTTTTGTCGTGCTCGCTGACCAGCCGGCACTCGACGGGCAATACACCGTGTTCGGCCACGTGTCGGACGGCATGGAAGCGCTGCTGAAGATTTCAGAGATGCCGGTCGATGCGGCAGGTCTCGTGGTGGACCGCGCCGAAATCACGCATGTGCTGATTCGCGATACGCCGGCGGATCGGTTCATCACCGAATCAGCCGAGGAGTTGGCGAAGTATCGGGCCGTGCTCGATACGAGTGCCGGTCCGATTACGATCGAGTTCTTTCCGACCAAGGCGCGCGAAACGGTCCGGCAATTTCTGCGTTTGGCCGATGCCGGTGTCTACAACGGCATGGCGTTTCATCGTGTGGCCCCGGGATTTGTGATTCAGACCGGCGCGTTATCGTCGCGAACGGCACCGTTGACCGAGAAACAGCAGAAGGTCGTCCACAATTTGCAGCCGGAGTTCAACGATACGAAGCATGTGAAAGGCATCGTCTCGATGGCACGGGGCGATGCGGCCGACAGTGCCTCGACGTCGTTTTTCATTTGTACGGGAGCGTCAACCGCTCTCGACGGCGTTTACACCGCGTTTGGTCGAGTGGTGGAAGGTATGACTGCGGTCGAGACCATCGAAGCGGCACCGCGAACCGGGGAAACGCCGAATGAGCGGATCGACCTGCGCACGGTTCGGATCATCACACCGCGCTGA